One stretch of bacterium DNA includes these proteins:
- the accB gene encoding acetyl-CoA carboxylase biotin carboxyl carrier protein codes for MDIKELEKIVKILKESGVTDFELTQDGTTIKLSRAQLVQAAPQVALAPAAVTSASAEVLPVTIPQPEAASAGGDEFAGLHKVESPIVGTFYRKPSPDADSFVQEGDTVKKGDTLCIVEAMKLMNEIEAPVSGKVVRVLPGDAQVVEFGELLVVIDPNA; via the coding sequence ATGGATATTAAAGAGTTAGAGAAGATAGTTAAAATCCTAAAAGAAAGTGGTGTTACTGATTTTGAGCTTACCCAAGATGGAACGACCATTAAGTTATCGCGCGCTCAGCTAGTGCAAGCAGCACCACAGGTTGCTCTTGCGCCAGCTGCTGTTACGAGTGCCAGTGCGGAAGTATTACCAGTTACCATTCCCCAACCAGAAGCTGCATCCGCAGGAGGGGACGAATTTGCGGGACTTCATAAAGTAGAATCTCCAATTGTTGGTACGTTTTACAGAAAGCCGTCTCCAGATGCAGATTCCTTTGTTCAAGAGGGAGACACCGTAAAGAAGGGAGATACCCTCTGTATCGTTGAAGCAATGAAGTTAATGAACGAAATTGAAGCACCAGTAAGTGGTAAGGTAGTAAGAGTCCTTCCGGGGGATGCTCAGGTAGTTGAGTTTGGCGAATTACTCGTTGTAATCGATCCGAATGCATAG
- a CDS encoding DUF1573 domain-containing protein, producing MRLHRRDNVLRSVQVSSFDPRKTGLCMLPLRALFFLTLCISINLSPALAAPSLDILNPVFDFDSIPQGKILEHQYILRNSGDEELEIQRIVPACGCTVPELKNKVIAPGEETVLSVQFNTYGMYGRKEKTVRLYTNDPERPAALLTLKGEIEPEVLVEPYRIDFGKVTHSPDTTAGVVRRVNIQIRDGLRARIGELSTRSKWIEIKEIERVKHKRVIAEIRLKGGAPIGEFRDRVVIRVSGAQQRTVNLPIYASVRKQIELEPPVVALGMLTPGSMVEREVRIFNNGQVPLQILSLTSKNSDINTTSEEVKLGKEFRLTVRYSSTSRVSEIKDTVTVIMGDASGKPVEEVVISVTGLATPQKG from the coding sequence ATGAGGTTGCATAGAAGAGATAATGTGCTCCGCTCCGTCCAAGTATCATCATTTGATCCTCGAAAGACTGGCCTCTGCATGCTCCCTCTTCGTGCCCTTTTTTTTCTTACGCTCTGCATCAGCATAAACCTTTCTCCTGCACTAGCAGCCCCAAGCCTTGATATCCTTAACCCGGTGTTTGATTTCGATTCAATTCCTCAGGGGAAAATTCTTGAGCACCAGTACATTTTACGAAATTCAGGGGATGAGGAACTCGAAATACAGCGAATTGTGCCTGCCTGTGGGTGTACAGTGCCTGAGCTGAAGAATAAGGTGATTGCGCCAGGTGAAGAAACGGTCTTATCCGTACAATTTAATACGTATGGAATGTACGGGAGAAAGGAAAAGACGGTTAGGCTGTATACAAACGATCCAGAACGGCCAGCCGCCCTACTCACATTGAAAGGTGAAATAGAGCCAGAAGTGCTCGTAGAGCCATATCGAATCGACTTTGGAAAAGTGACCCACTCTCCTGATACTACGGCTGGAGTGGTGCGGCGGGTGAATATTCAGATTCGTGATGGATTACGAGCACGTATTGGCGAACTTTCAACTCGTTCGAAATGGATTGAGATTAAAGAGATAGAGCGAGTGAAGCATAAACGAGTGATTGCAGAGATCCGTTTGAAAGGGGGCGCTCCTATAGGTGAATTTCGCGATCGGGTGGTCATTCGTGTTAGCGGTGCACAGCAACGGACGGTGAATCTTCCAATTTACGCATCTGTTCGAAAACAGATTGAGCTTGAGCCTCCTGTAGTAGCGCTTGGAATGTTGACGCCAGGTAGTATGGTTGAGCGTGAAGTTCGTATTTTCAATAATGGGCAGGTTCCGTTACAGATATTGTCGCTTACTTCAAAAAATTCTGATATTAACACCACTTCAGAAGAAGTTAAGCTCGGAAAGGAATTTCGACTTACGGTACGCTACTCTTCAACGTCTCGGGTATCTGAGATTAAGGATACAGTAACCGTAATCATGGGGGACGCTTCTGGTAAGCCAGTGGAGGAGGTCGTCATAAGTGTTACCGGCTTGGCTACTCCTCAGAAGGGCTAA
- the accC gene encoding acetyl-CoA carboxylase biotin carboxylase subunit, with product MSSNPPFKKILIANRGEIALRIIRACHELGIRTVAIHSTADEEALHVKLASESVCIGPPAPKESYLNIASIMAAAVATQADAIHPGYGFLSENPAFAEICGSCGITFIGPSVRNMRVMGDKARARRAADKAGVPTIPGDSQGYLSADQALPVARKSGFPVLLKSCAGGGGRGMKIVESEETFHSLFDTAQREVEAAFGDGHLLIEKYLPAVRHVEVQIAGDRFRNVIHLGVRDCSIQRRYQKVIEEALSPGLPDELREKIQNSAVELARSVGYSSVGTVEYLVNLKANEFYFIEMNTRLQVEHPVTEMITETDIVKEQIRIAAGEPLSLQQSDVQFHGHVMEARINAENPRTLVPSPGKVLSYHTPGGNGVRVDSAVYAGYTIQPYYDSMIAKLIVKAHDREACIEKLLVALDEFLIEGIHTNIELHRRILNHPKFRSGDFSTKFLDLHDVFEEETPEEEVVDEVA from the coding sequence ATGTCTTCGAACCCACCGTTTAAAAAAATTCTTATTGCCAATCGTGGTGAAATAGCACTTCGTATCATTCGTGCTTGTCATGAGTTGGGCATTAGGACGGTTGCAATTCACTCAACAGCTGATGAGGAGGCTCTTCATGTAAAGCTTGCTTCTGAGAGTGTCTGCATCGGACCTCCCGCCCCAAAGGAGAGTTACCTGAATATCGCGTCTATTATGGCGGCTGCGGTGGCAACCCAAGCTGATGCTATTCACCCTGGGTACGGTTTCCTCAGTGAGAACCCGGCATTTGCTGAGATCTGCGGTAGTTGTGGGATTACCTTTATCGGCCCTTCGGTAAGAAACATGAGGGTCATGGGGGATAAGGCGAGAGCTCGCCGCGCAGCTGATAAAGCTGGTGTACCGACCATTCCCGGTGACAGCCAAGGGTATTTAAGTGCAGATCAAGCGTTACCAGTTGCTCGTAAGAGTGGATTTCCCGTTTTGTTAAAGTCGTGTGCTGGTGGCGGTGGACGAGGAATGAAAATTGTCGAGTCGGAAGAGACGTTTCACTCTCTCTTCGATACTGCACAGCGAGAAGTGGAGGCTGCGTTCGGAGATGGGCATCTTTTGATTGAGAAGTATCTTCCAGCGGTTCGGCATGTCGAGGTTCAGATTGCAGGGGATCGTTTTCGAAATGTGATACATCTTGGAGTTAGAGATTGCTCTATTCAGCGCCGTTATCAGAAAGTTATTGAGGAGGCGCTTTCTCCGGGGCTACCCGATGAGCTTCGGGAGAAGATTCAAAATTCTGCGGTGGAGTTGGCGCGTTCTGTTGGCTACTCAAGTGTTGGAACAGTGGAGTATCTTGTTAATCTGAAGGCCAATGAATTCTACTTTATTGAGATGAATACTCGTCTGCAGGTTGAGCATCCGGTCACAGAGATGATTACAGAGACGGATATCGTGAAAGAGCAGATTCGAATTGCAGCCGGTGAGCCGCTTTCGCTTCAGCAGTCAGATGTTCAGTTTCATGGACATGTGATGGAGGCTCGAATTAATGCTGAGAATCCACGCACCTTAGTTCCCTCGCCTGGTAAAGTGCTTAGTTATCATACCCCTGGTGGTAATGGAGTTCGTGTGGATTCTGCTGTCTATGCTGGTTATACCATTCAGCCGTATTACGACTCCATGATTGCAAAGCTGATAGTGAAAGCTCACGATAGGGAGGCTTGCATTGAAAAGCTGCTTGTTGCACTTGATGAGTTTCTAATAGAGGGTATTCATACGAATATCGAGCTTCATAGACGCATATTGAATCATCCGAAGTTTCGTTCTGGGGATTTTTCAACGAAGTTCTTGGACTTACACGATGTTTTCGAAGAGGAAACTCCGGAGGAGGAGGTAGTTGATGAGGTTGCATAG